Within the Vibrio tasmaniensis genome, the region TCGCCCATATCGAGCACGAACACATCTCCACCTTTACCCATCGCGCCAGCTTGGATAACCAGTTGCGCTGCTTCAGGAATAGTCATAAAGAAGCGAGTGATATCTGGATGAGTGACCGTGAGCGGGCCACCTGCTTTAATCTGTTTCTTAAACAACGGAATCACTGAACCTGAAGAACCAAGCACATTACCAAAACGCACCATACAAAAACGAGTACCGTTCTCTTTTTGGTTCTCTTGCTGCGCTAATGCCTGTAAGCCTAGCTCTGCCATCCGCTTGGTTGTACCCATCACATTCGTTGGTCGTACAGCTTTGTCTGTTGAAATCAGAACAAAAGATTCAACTCCAGCTTCAATTGCAGCGTTAGCCGTATAGTAGGTGCCATAAATATTATTACGCACGCCTTCAACTACATTATACTCCACTAAAGGAACATGCTTATACGCTGCTGCATGATAAACAGTCTGAACACCAAAAGACTTCATTGAAGTCAATAAACGGTGGGGGCGTTGGACTGAACCTAGTAATGGCACTATCTCAATATCATAGCCTTCACTTTCGGTAATTAAAGATAGCTCGCGATCAATTTGGTATAAGCCAAATTCAGAGACTTCAAAGAGCACCAAGGTTTTAGGCTGCTGCTTTAGAATTTGACGGCACAGCTCTGAGCCAATAGAACCGCCTGCACCAGTCACCATTACAACTTTGCCTTTGATGTTTGCTTCCATCAAAACTTGCTGGGGAGTAACAGCATCACGTCCTAATAGGTCTTCAATTGGTACGTCTGTTAACTCATCAATTTTAGCTTTACCAGAAACAATATCGGCCATATCTGGCACCGTTTGAATCTCAACAGGCAAGGGAGCTAATAAGTCCAATACTTGCTTACGACGCGCACGAGAGGCACTCGGAATAGCAAGTAATATCTTTGACGTAGCATACTTATTGATTAAAGCCTCAGATTTGTCTAATTCAATCACTGGTAAGCCCAAAATCATAGTATTAATAAGCGTCTTGTCCTCATCAATAAACGCTCGAATCCGATAGTTCTCTGACGCTCGAAGAGCAACAGCCAATTGACGGCCACCTGAACCAGCCCCATAAATCAGAACCTCTTCCCTAAGGTCATTTGAGGTAGTTGCGACAAGGTTTCTAACTGCAAGGCGAGAGCCACCACACAATAATGCTAAGTAAGCACCATAAATAATAGGGACCGTACGAGGGATTGGTTCTTGAAGGTAATAAGCAAATACAGCCAGTGCTAATGCAGACAATATTGCTCCTGAAGTGACGACAAATAGAGCTTGAAAAGTAAGATACCTGAGCACTGCTCGATATAGTCCTATCTTAGTAAAAATAAGAACCGTTGATATTACTGTTAAGCCAATCAGTAATAAATTATCACTATCATTCAAAAATCTTACATCACCTAACCTCGTCCACAGCGCTGCATGTAAAGAAAAAAGGATAAAAAAAGTATCAATAACCACGCTGATGACTCGTTTATGTAAACGGGAGAGTTGCCACATAAAATTTAGACGTTGCATAAAAACATTCCTATTAATTGGAACTTGTATGTATAAGGAAAATGTAAAAAGAGGATACCGAGGTGGAACTCTTTCACTAACAGAGCCAACCTATGGTTACGGTAATTGGCCATGCTCCTTATTGAATTTACAGCCCCCATAGTCTGAAAATGAAACCTGTTGGGGCCATTTGTGACGCTTCAAAAAAGTATTTAAACGACCATCCATCTCAAGACTGAGACACAAAAGAGCGCCAAGGTAATTATTACCTAAGAAAAATTACGCTGGAATAAGATCACTCCCAATAGATCACATATTAGTTTACTTTTTCACAGCATCACCTGAGCCGCTGCCAGTGGCGGTCATGATGATATATTTGAAATAACCTCGAATTGTAAGAGTATCAATCATTTTTCTGTCCGTTTCCGCCAGTAGCCTCGGAGTCGACATATCAATGTTTTGTACTTGAGCTAATCCGGTGACACCAGGTAAAACATCATACACATTTAGTGCATCACGATCTTTAATCAGTTCATCTTGATTAAATAAGTTAGGGCGAGGTCCTACTAAGCTCATTTCACCCTT harbors:
- a CDS encoding polysaccharide biosynthesis protein; translation: MQRLNFMWQLSRLHKRVISVVIDTFFILFSLHAALWTRLGDVRFLNDSDNLLLIGLTVISTVLIFTKIGLYRAVLRYLTFQALFVVTSGAILSALALAVFAYYLQEPIPRTVPIIYGAYLALLCGGSRLAVRNLVATTSNDLREEVLIYGAGSGGRQLAVALRASENYRIRAFIDEDKTLINTMILGLPVIELDKSEALINKYATSKILLAIPSASRARRKQVLDLLAPLPVEIQTVPDMADIVSGKAKIDELTDVPIEDLLGRDAVTPQQVLMEANIKGKVVMVTGAGGSIGSELCRQILKQQPKTLVLFEVSEFGLYQIDRELSLITESEGYDIEIVPLLGSVQRPHRLLTSMKSFGVQTVYHAAAYKHVPLVEYNVVEGVRNNIYGTYYTANAAIEAGVESFVLISTDKAVRPTNVMGTTKRMAELGLQALAQQENQKENGTRFCMVRFGNVLGSSGSVIPLFKKQIKAGGPLTVTHPDITRFFMTIPEAAQLVIQAGAMGKGGDVFVLDMGESVKITDLAENLIRLSGLSVKNEENHHGDIEIQFSGLRPGEKLYEELLIGDNVARTAHERIMTAQEVFLPIDEYDTLLESLDFACHNLEHDTIRQLLLDAPTGFSPTDGIGDLVWNASQMQEELIENR